In Stomoxys calcitrans unplaced genomic scaffold, idStoCalc2.1 SCAFFOLD_178, whole genome shotgun sequence, a genomic segment contains:
- the LOC106095895 gene encoding zinc finger protein 420 — MESAKCYLCDHEFVNGEEPWLMFEQRLREDGHVECSLAVLLGSILRLDLDEGTAHSTLLCDSCNADILEYESLEKRFAQLRERILNSYKENNTIHDLVDLRILHNENSPTSSLGVNELKFEELIHPSTPEMIGICDTDLIEEVQEDEVLDSDSDNRENTLAYEDMSNNEKVISESFDFAAFNEHVAQNSLPPGVLNLSDGLVNINVADSDIDVQNIPLKGQDIIIYDVRAKPIFQENALDQKNSKDDDLLKEYGNEEDISLNFITSSNVFSDNDANNDGGMAIQDPEENESLILDNRPKRVCKQNGLACICLLCEISPIYTMKTLKEHFQSFHNSKIYMCELCQEGFGRREDLKIHSESNHTIECDICHRAFTNHRLYRIHRRIHYGTAKSLECIVCQKKYSTKGMLEEHMNTHTGRRPYKCPECQKDFASKYTLQTHMKIHKERPRPFQCNECGKQFLNQQNLSQHKKLHVSGKAFECSVCKKTFTTQHSLQVHQIVHSGQRPFICRICGKSFARRPEIKDHERIHTGEKPYKCDMCPLAFAQRSNLTSHKKSTHFNEKLHKCDHCLRSFKRKRLLEYHIQAIHTGERPHKCEICGAGFVYPEHFKKHMLIHSGKKPFACEVCGKQFNSRDNRNAHRFVHSDKKPYECMECGAGFMRKPLLLTHMKQTKHTNDTIIVNQPQFTQNITMEDQLDLVDTKTFDDEHGMDDELQSEDSEEGMAQIIFKTDELLAVDNTVSNVEGEADEDVITVESNLIKDELGVVKYLQFEDLERDGGQTLTWVDIGDDNKL; from the exons ATGGAATCGGCGAAATGCTATTTGTGCGACCATGAGTTCGTGAACGGCGAGGAGCCATGGCTCATGTTTGAGCAAAGGCTGCGAGAAGACGGTCATGTCGAGTGCTCGCTGGCAGTTCTGTTGGGATCCATTTTGCGGTTGGACTTGGATGAGGGAACTGCACACTCCACA TTATTGTGTGATTCATGTAATGCTGATATTTTGGAATATGAAAGCTTGGAAAAAAGGTTTGCGCAATTAAGGGAGCGCATACTGAATTCTTACAAGGAAAACAACACCATACATGACTTGGTTGATCTTAGAATATTGCACAACGAAAACAGCCCCACGTCCTCACTGGGGGTAAATGAGTTGAAATTTGAGGAATTGATACACCCGTCAACGCCCGAAATGATTGGGATTTGTGATACTGATTTGATTGAGGAAGTTCAAGAAGATGAAGTTCTTGATTCGGACTCTGACAATAGAGAAAATACGTTAGCGTACGAGGACATGTCGAATAATGAGAAAGTGATAAGTGAAAGCTTTGACTTTGCAGCTTTCAACGAACATGTTGCCCAAAACTCTTTACCGCCTGGTGTTTTAAATCTCTCGGATGGCTTGGTTAACATAAATGTAGCAGATTCCGATATTGATGTACAGAATATTCCTCTGAAAGGTCAAG ATATCATAATTTACGATGTGAGAGCCAAGCCTATATTTCAGGAAAATGCGCTGGAtcaaaaaaattctaaagatgACGATCTTTTGAAAGAATACGGGAACGAGGAAG ATATTAGTCTCAATTTTATAACATCATCTAACGTGTTTAGCGATAATGACGCCAATAATGATGGAGGAATGGCCATACAAGATCCAGAAGAAAATGAGTCACTAATATTGGATAATCGTCCTAAACGAGTTTGCAAACAAAATGGTCTTGCGTGCATTTGtcttttgtgcgaaatttcacctATCTATACAATGAAAACTTTAAAGGAGCACTTTCAATCATTTCACAACagtaaaatatatatgtgtgAGCTGTGCCAAGAAGGTTTTGGTAGGAGGGAAGATTTGAAAATTCATTCCGAATCTAATCACACAATAGAGTGCGACATATGCCATCGAGCTTTTACCAATCATCGTCTATATCGCATACACCGACGTATACATTATGGAACTGCGAAATCTTTAGAGTgtattgtttgccaaaaaaagtACAGTACAAAGGGAATGCTGGAAGAACACATGAACACACATACAGGTCGTCGCCCATATAAATGTCCGGAATGTCAGAAGGACTTTGCTTCAAAATACACTTTGCAGACGCACATGAAGATACACAAAGAAAGACCAAGACCATTCCAGTGCAATGAATGtggcaaacaatttttaaatcagCAGAACCTAAGTCAACATAAGAAATTGCATGTTTCTGGCAAAGCTTTCGAATGCAGCGTTTGTAAAAAAACTTTTACAACTCAACACAGTTTGCAGGTTCACCAGATTGTACACTCGGGTCAGCGACCATTTATTTGCCGTATTTGCGGAAAATCGTTTGCACGTCGACCAGAAATTAAGGACCATGAGCGTATACACACAGGGGAGAAACCATACAAATGTGATATGTGTCCACTAGCGTTTGCACAACGCTCCAATTTAACTAGTCACAAGAAATCGACGCATTTCAATGAGAAACTTCATAAGTGCGACCATTGTCTGCGCTCCTTTAAGCGAAAACGGTTGTTGGAATACCATATCCAGGCTATTCACACTGGTGAAAGGCCCCACAAATGTGAGATCTGTGGGGCAGGATTCGTCTACCCGGAACACTTTAAGAAGCATATGCTTATTCACAGTGGCAAAAAACCGTTTGCTTGCGAGGTATGCGGAAAGCAATTCAATAGCCGAGATAACCGTAATGCACATCGCTTTGTGCACAGTGACAAAAAACCATATGAATGCATGGAATGCGGTGCAGGTTTTATGCGAAAACCTTTACTTCTAACCcatatgaaacaaacaaaacatacCAACGACACAATAATTGTCAATCAACCCCAATTCACCCAGAACATAACGATGGAAGATCAGCTAGATCTGGTTGACacaaaaacttttgatgatGAACATGGAATGGATGATGAATTACAATCCGAGGATTCTGAAGAGGGTATGGCGCAAATTATATTCAAAACAGATGAGTTACTAGCTGTAGACAACACCGTCTCAAACGTTGAAGGGGAGGCTGACGAAGACGTAATAACCGTCGAAAGCAATCTTATCAAGGATGAGTTGGGCGTTGTAAAATATTTACAGTTTGAGGATTTGGAACGAGATGGAGGCCAAACCCTCACATGGGTTGACATAGGAGATGATAATAAACTGTAA